From Ramlibacter tataouinensis, the proteins below share one genomic window:
- a CDS encoding 3-keto-5-aminohexanoate cleavage protein, giving the protein MQFLDDSLLPENQQPLVIQVAPYGPEFLPGDSDDIPVTIAEQVQKAVDCWNAGATVLHVHVREADGKGSKRLSMFNEMLARLREAVPQMLLQVGGSISFAPEGEGAEAKWLNDDTRHMLAELDPKPDQVTLAINTNQMNICELMSADDVAGTSLAQPAYQQAYREMTIPSGPAFVAEHLKRLQATGIQPHFMLGDVGQLETVERLIRRGAYTGPLVLNWVAIGGGSDGPNPRNMMEFINRCPENAVLSIEGLMRNVLPLNTMAIAMGLHVRVGIEDNLWGRKGQRITSAQQIEQMVRISRELHRDVATGEQARKIYRIGEHYRSADETLAKLGYAPNRQSIERGATLRHVA; this is encoded by the coding sequence ATGCAATTCCTTGACGACTCCCTCCTGCCCGAGAACCAGCAGCCGCTGGTCATCCAGGTCGCCCCCTATGGTCCCGAGTTCCTGCCGGGCGATTCGGACGACATCCCCGTCACGATAGCCGAGCAGGTGCAGAAGGCCGTGGACTGCTGGAACGCGGGCGCCACGGTGTTGCACGTGCACGTGCGCGAGGCCGACGGCAAAGGTTCCAAGCGCCTGTCCATGTTCAACGAGATGCTGGCGCGGCTGCGCGAGGCGGTGCCGCAGATGCTGCTGCAGGTCGGCGGCTCGATCTCTTTCGCGCCCGAGGGCGAAGGTGCGGAGGCCAAGTGGCTCAATGACGACACGCGCCATATGCTGGCCGAGCTCGATCCGAAGCCCGACCAGGTGACGCTCGCGATCAACACCAACCAGATGAACATATGCGAGCTGATGAGCGCCGATGACGTGGCCGGCACCTCGCTGGCCCAACCCGCCTATCAGCAGGCGTACCGCGAGATGACGATCCCGTCGGGTCCGGCCTTCGTCGCTGAGCACCTCAAGCGCCTGCAGGCCACCGGGATCCAGCCGCACTTCATGCTCGGCGACGTGGGCCAGCTCGAGACCGTCGAACGCCTGATCCGTCGCGGTGCCTACACCGGCCCGCTGGTCCTCAACTGGGTGGCCATTGGCGGCGGCTCCGACGGCCCGAACCCGCGCAACATGATGGAGTTCATCAACCGCTGCCCCGAAAACGCGGTGCTGAGCATCGAGGGCCTCATGCGCAACGTGCTGCCACTGAACACCATGGCCATTGCCATGGGGCTGCACGTGCGCGTCGGCATCGAGGACAACCTCTGGGGCAGGAAGGGCCAGCGCATCACCAGCGCGCAGCAGATCGAGCAGATGGTGCGCATTTCGCGCGAACTTCACCGCGACGTCGCCACCGGCGAGCAGGCCAGGAAGATCTACCGCATCGGCGAGCACTACCGCAGTGCCGACGAGACCCTGGCCAAGCTCGGCTACGCACCCAACCGCCAGTCCATCGAGCGCGGTGCCACGCTGCGCCACGTGGCCTGA
- a CDS encoding SDR family NAD(P)-dependent oxidoreductase encodes MSISTHARAGRLKGRVALVTGAGPGLGGAIAVAMAREGARLVLCDIDPEALAATEAQLAALGAEYLALRCDVSDSAAVGAMFAQAAGRFGTVDILVNNAARVPNKPAEEARRNLHYEYVTTPVPRRSLGIVSSLSDDDWLKWWGVNMHGVFYCTRAALRLMEPQRSGKIVNIASIAGLGTGSTHSPGYSATKAGVISLTKTTALDVAGANIYVNAIACGGVLTPPLKDYLARATDEQRNRLYQMMPLGRIGKPEEYASLAVYLASDEHYLVGQVISPNGGLVI; translated from the coding sequence ATGAGCATATCTACACACGCGCGCGCCGGCCGCCTCAAAGGCCGGGTCGCGCTGGTCACCGGTGCCGGGCCCGGCCTCGGTGGCGCGATCGCCGTGGCCATGGCGCGAGAGGGGGCGCGGCTCGTGCTGTGCGACATCGACCCCGAGGCGCTTGCCGCCACCGAAGCACAACTCGCGGCGCTCGGCGCCGAGTACCTGGCGCTGCGCTGCGACGTGTCCGACAGCGCCGCGGTCGGCGCGATGTTTGCGCAGGCCGCCGGTCGCTTCGGCACGGTCGACATCCTGGTCAACAACGCCGCGCGTGTTCCCAACAAGCCGGCCGAGGAGGCGCGGCGCAATCTGCACTATGAGTACGTGACGACGCCGGTGCCGCGCCGGTCGCTCGGGATCGTCTCGTCGCTGTCGGACGACGACTGGCTCAAGTGGTGGGGCGTCAACATGCACGGCGTGTTCTATTGCACCCGCGCCGCGCTGCGCCTGATGGAGCCGCAGCGCTCGGGCAAGATCGTCAACATCGCCTCGATCGCGGGCCTCGGCACCGGGAGCACGCATAGCCCGGGCTATTCGGCGACCAAGGCCGGCGTGATCAGCCTGACCAAGACGACAGCGCTCGACGTCGCAGGCGCCAACATCTATGTCAACGCGATCGCCTGCGGGGGCGTGCTGACACCTCCGTTGAAGGACTATCTCGCACGCGCCACCGACGAACAAAGGAACCGTCTCTACCAGATGATGCCGCTGGGGCGCATCGGCAAGCCCGAGGAATACGCCTCGCTCGCCGTGTACCTGGCGTCTGATGAGCACTACCTTGTCGGTCAGGTCATCAGCCCGAACGGCGGCCTTGTGATCTGA
- a CDS encoding acyltransferase family protein gives MKHLMPQSIHAGSPQTDSWVAIQILRGLAAFAVVLHHVPQYLAARAEAPPYVLESGAAGVDVFFVISGFVMHAATVGKDTQALDFFLRRLARILPIYWLISTVLFVATVAVPSAFATFTTTPAIWLKSLFFVPVFDESGYIRPLIAQGWTLHFEMTFYSVLALSLLLAKRHQSLLAALIILGLGTAVSASGVSLLNSWLQLLAPITLEFCAGVVIAHVFCQPRVLARIQGIPALPIAGVALSVASLHFFKDGISQELGYSRLAGWGAGAVLLVLGALLVEPALRHLGHLLSGFKKLGDASYSLYLIHGLLFSVAWKLAPDGLKQNAWGAAVLLATFPLVAAWPFHKFIEKPLNRHALRLMLRSVRRPSWTGKRNETTPKANDRIPG, from the coding sequence ATGAAACATCTGATGCCCCAGTCGATCCATGCCGGTTCGCCTCAGACGGATAGCTGGGTTGCGATTCAGATCTTGAGGGGCCTCGCCGCCTTTGCCGTCGTCCTGCATCATGTGCCGCAGTACCTCGCCGCGCGCGCCGAGGCTCCTCCCTACGTGCTGGAGTCCGGCGCGGCAGGCGTGGATGTCTTCTTCGTGATCAGCGGATTCGTGATGCATGCCGCGACGGTCGGCAAGGACACCCAAGCTCTGGACTTCTTCCTGCGGCGGCTCGCGCGCATTCTTCCGATCTATTGGCTGATCAGCACGGTACTGTTCGTCGCTACCGTGGCCGTTCCGTCGGCCTTCGCAACATTCACGACCACGCCGGCGATCTGGCTGAAGTCCTTGTTCTTCGTCCCGGTATTCGATGAGTCGGGCTATATCCGCCCCCTGATTGCCCAAGGTTGGACTCTCCATTTCGAGATGACCTTCTATTCCGTTCTCGCGCTCAGCCTTCTGTTGGCTAAACGCCATCAAAGCCTCCTCGCAGCGCTGATCATCCTGGGCTTGGGTACGGCTGTTTCCGCGAGCGGCGTGTCACTTCTGAATTCGTGGCTCCAATTGCTGGCGCCGATCACGCTGGAGTTTTGCGCCGGCGTGGTTATCGCCCATGTGTTCTGCCAACCGCGCGTTCTGGCCCGGATTCAGGGCATCCCAGCCCTCCCGATTGCCGGTGTCGCGCTCTCCGTTGCGTCACTCCACTTCTTCAAAGATGGCATCTCGCAGGAACTGGGTTATTCCCGCCTGGCAGGCTGGGGCGCCGGCGCGGTCCTCCTGGTGTTAGGCGCCCTGCTTGTCGAGCCGGCGCTGCGCCACCTGGGGCACCTGCTGTCCGGCTTCAAAAAGTTGGGCGACGCCTCCTATTCGCTGTACCTGATTCACGGCCTGCTCTTTTCCGTCGCATGGAAACTGGCGCCTGACGGCCTCAAGCAGAATGCGTGGGGGGCTGCGGTGCTGCTGGCCACGTTCCCGCTGGTTGCGGCCTGGCCTTTCCACAAGTTCATCGAAAAGCCCCTGAACCGCCACGCGCTCAGGCTCATGCTGCGCAGCGTGCGCCGCCCATCTTGGACCGGCAAGCGGAACGAAACCACACCGAAGGCGAACGACCGGATTCCGGGCTGA
- a CDS encoding YSC84-related protein — MSQINRRTAVAASLAACGWAWVQPAWADEYDDTIALFKKADETGKFFGNAYGYAVFPKILKGAIGIGGARGEGRVYEKGKVIGDSTMTQLSIGFALGGEGFAEMIFFENKAALDKFTSGNFEFSAEASAVAITAGAGAKAGTQGAGAGASVTKEKAAATAAYNNGMAIFTIIRGGLMYDISLQGQKYSYKKR; from the coding sequence ATGAGCCAGATCAATCGGCGTACTGCGGTGGCTGCTTCGTTGGCGGCATGTGGCTGGGCGTGGGTCCAGCCGGCATGGGCCGACGAATACGACGACACCATTGCCCTGTTCAAGAAGGCCGACGAGACAGGCAAGTTCTTCGGCAATGCCTACGGTTATGCGGTCTTTCCGAAGATCCTGAAGGGTGCGATCGGGATCGGCGGCGCTCGCGGCGAGGGCCGCGTCTATGAGAAGGGGAAGGTCATCGGTGACTCGACCATGACCCAGCTCTCGATCGGGTTCGCGCTGGGCGGTGAAGGCTTCGCCGAGATGATCTTCTTCGAGAACAAGGCCGCGCTGGACAAGTTCACATCCGGCAATTTCGAGTTCAGTGCCGAAGCGTCGGCCGTGGCCATCACGGCCGGCGCGGGCGCCAAGGCGGGCACCCAGGGCGCCGGCGCCGGAGCCAGCGTCACCAAGGAGAAGGCCGCAGCCACGGCCGCCTACAACAACGGCATGGCGATCTTCACCATCATCCGTGGCGGCCTGATGTACGACATCTCGCTGCAGGGACAGAAGTACTCGTACAAGAAGCGCTGA
- a CDS encoding Bug family tripartite tricarboxylate transporter substrate binding protein, giving the protein MTRHHFRRHFVNVLGAAALGLALTPFASLAQSWPTKPVRIVIGAPAGGTSDIFARVLADGMQKEWGQPVIVDAKPGGAGTIGVNELVHAPADGHTLYVAANAAVTEVPHVIRVRYDPFKDLKPLVDLGGTGLVFVGSASLTATNVAEVVSYVKANPGKVSYASYSAGTISHTMGLALNKAAGIDLSHVPYKGSPPALQDVIGGHVPLMFDGPATSIPMIKAGRIKAFAVSGPKRNPALPDVPTFAEQGYPSIDDVASMVLWIRPDVPEVVQARIREAALKVLAQPAAKARLLDFGFDQGSGAAPEALSRALRTAYDKQGATLRALGVKPQDLGS; this is encoded by the coding sequence TTGACTCGTCACCACTTCCGCCGCCACTTTGTCAACGTCCTCGGCGCCGCCGCGCTCGGCCTGGCACTGACCCCGTTCGCCTCGTTGGCGCAGTCCTGGCCCACCAAGCCCGTGCGCATCGTCATCGGCGCACCGGCCGGAGGCACTTCCGACATCTTCGCCCGCGTGCTCGCCGACGGCATGCAGAAGGAATGGGGCCAGCCGGTGATCGTCGATGCCAAGCCCGGCGGCGCCGGCACGATCGGCGTGAACGAGCTGGTTCACGCTCCCGCCGACGGCCACACGCTGTACGTCGCAGCCAACGCCGCCGTTACCGAGGTCCCGCACGTGATCAGGGTGCGCTACGACCCATTCAAGGACCTGAAGCCGCTGGTAGACCTGGGCGGCACCGGCCTGGTGTTCGTCGGCAGCGCATCGCTCACTGCAACGAACGTCGCCGAGGTCGTCTCCTATGTCAAAGCCAACCCCGGCAAGGTGAGCTACGCTTCGTACAGCGCGGGCACGATCTCGCACACGATGGGGCTGGCGCTGAACAAGGCCGCCGGCATCGACTTGTCGCACGTGCCCTACAAGGGCTCGCCGCCGGCGCTGCAGGACGTGATCGGGGGTCATGTCCCGTTGATGTTCGATGGCCCGGCGACTTCGATCCCGATGATCAAGGCCGGCAGGATCAAGGCCTTCGCGGTCAGCGGCCCGAAGCGCAACCCGGCGCTGCCCGACGTGCCGACCTTTGCCGAGCAGGGCTACCCATCGATCGACGACGTGGCTTCGATGGTCCTGTGGATCAGGCCCGACGTGCCGGAGGTGGTGCAGGCCAGGATCCGCGAGGCCGCGCTGAAGGTGCTGGCTCAGCCGGCGGCCAAGGCACGGCTGCTCGATTTCGGGTTCGACCAGGGCAGCGGCGCCGCACCGGAGGCGCTGTCCCGGGCCTTGCGCACCGCTTACGACAAGCAGGGCGCGACGCTGCGCGCCCTCGGCGTGAAGCCCCAGGACCTGGGCAGTTGA
- a CDS encoding carboxymuconolactone decarboxylase family protein produces the protein MPHPKASVATPMCDSVREIGEWNPNWEPSYELDPAWTEKFMVMGLSPMLKGVLDPKTIEFIAIAVDASCTHMYGPGVRRHIRKALDLGATKEEITAVLQITSVLGIHTMSLGAPILLEEIAATEAAVPATT, from the coding sequence ATGCCCCATCCGAAGGCAAGCGTTGCCACCCCGATGTGCGACAGCGTGCGCGAGATCGGCGAATGGAACCCCAACTGGGAGCCGTCCTACGAACTGGACCCTGCGTGGACCGAGAAATTCATGGTGATGGGGCTGTCGCCGATGCTCAAAGGCGTGCTCGACCCCAAGACGATCGAATTCATCGCCATCGCGGTCGACGCGTCGTGCACCCACATGTACGGCCCTGGTGTTCGCCGCCACATCCGCAAGGCGCTCGATCTCGGCGCAACGAAGGAAGAAATCACTGCCGTGCTGCAGATCACGAGCGTGCTCGGCATCCACACGATGAGCCTCGGCGCGCCGATCCTGCTCGAAGAAATCGCGGCCACCGAGGCCGCCGTTCCCGCCACCACCTGA
- a CDS encoding AraC family transcriptional regulator, whose amino-acid sequence MANTSIPALVRSASLTHFSQVAASCGLDARALVAAAGLPSRCLGDPDLKIPARGVARLLEMAAVQARDPAFALRMVESRQLSNLGPLGLLVRDEPTLHSALEALIRHAHVQNEAVAVGVEQNGPLVIVRVELDAGDESARQGIELAVGVAFRVLSVFLGASWQPRLVCFSHRAPPNLAMHQRVFGRAVEFGHEFNGIVCNAADLDAPNPGADPVMARYTRQLLEKRGHAMTMAARVRQLIVLLLPRGHCRVETVAQHLGMDRRTVARRLGAEGVTFSELVDRIRGELTARYLEDGSRPLAEISVLLGFSAPSAFSRWHRHHFGTSPRHLKAARDRAIGGRAGAGR is encoded by the coding sequence ATGGCGAACACTTCGATCCCAGCACTCGTCCGCAGCGCCAGCCTGACGCACTTCAGTCAAGTGGCTGCGTCGTGCGGCCTCGATGCCCGGGCCCTGGTGGCCGCGGCGGGCCTGCCCTCACGTTGCCTGGGCGATCCCGACCTGAAGATCCCGGCGCGCGGTGTGGCCCGGCTGCTCGAGATGGCGGCGGTCCAAGCGAGGGACCCTGCCTTCGCCTTGCGTATGGTCGAGTCGCGGCAGCTTTCCAACCTGGGCCCGCTGGGCCTGCTGGTCCGCGACGAACCGACGCTGCACAGTGCCCTGGAAGCGTTGATCCGCCACGCCCACGTGCAAAACGAGGCGGTGGCCGTTGGTGTGGAACAGAACGGGCCGCTGGTCATCGTCCGTGTTGAGCTCGATGCCGGGGACGAGTCGGCCCGGCAGGGAATCGAACTGGCGGTCGGAGTTGCATTCCGAGTGCTTAGCGTGTTCCTGGGCGCGAGCTGGCAACCCAGGCTGGTTTGCTTCTCGCATCGTGCACCGCCAAACCTCGCCATGCACCAGCGGGTCTTCGGCCGCGCAGTGGAGTTCGGCCACGAGTTCAACGGCATCGTCTGCAACGCTGCCGACCTGGACGCGCCCAACCCCGGCGCCGATCCGGTGATGGCCCGCTATACGCGGCAACTGCTGGAGAAGAGGGGGCACGCCATGACGATGGCCGCGCGCGTGCGCCAGCTGATCGTGCTGCTGTTGCCACGCGGACACTGCCGCGTCGAAACGGTGGCGCAGCACCTGGGCATGGACCGCCGTACGGTGGCGCGGCGCCTCGGTGCCGAGGGCGTGACCTTCAGCGAACTCGTCGATCGCATCCGTGGCGAGTTGACCGCACGCTACCTCGAGGACGGCTCCCGGCCACTGGCCGAGATTTCGGTACTGCTCGGGTTCTCGGCGCCGAGCGCATTTTCGCGCTGGCATCGGCATCACTTTGGAACTTCGCCGCGCCATCTAAAGGCTGCGCGGGATCGCGCGATTGGTGGACGGGCAGGAGCAGGTCGCTGA